Proteins found in one Chlamydia pneumoniae TW-183 genomic segment:
- a CDS encoding ATP-dependent helicase: MTCISELNEAQRKAVTAPLNPVLVLAGAGAGKTRVVTYRILHLINQGIAPREILAVTFTNKAARELKERIVNQCASTNEFDVPMVCTFHSLGVFILRRSINLLNRENNFTIYDQSDAEKLIKHALQQHNLKPNLASKIQAHVSQAKNRLLFPEDLDPNDYIDPVVSIYQEYQKKLIEANALDFDDLLFLTVRLLRESPEAQELYNQLWKALLIDEYQDTNHAQYTLMQLLSKQHRNVFAVGDPDQSIYSWRGANIHNILNFENDYPNAKVLCLEENYRSYGNILNAANALIKNNASRLEKELRSVKGPGEKIRLFLGSTDREEADFVAAEILQLHRVGNIKLRDICIFYRTNSQSRTFEDALLRRRIPYEIIGGLSFYKRKEIQDILAFLRIFISKSDIVAFDRTVNLPKRGIGSTTIFALTQYAIAQGLPILKACQQALDTKDVKLSKKQQEGLQEYLALFPQIEHAYNTLSLRDFIESVVRITGYLEILKEDADTFKDRKSNLEELYHKALESEQQNPKTHLELFLDDLALKGSDDDLNLTADRVNLMTLHNGKGLEFRVSFLVGLEEQLLPHANSLGGTYENIEEERRLCYVGITRAQDLLYLTTAQVRSLWGTVRMMKPSRFLKEIPKDYMIQVR; encoded by the coding sequence ATGACATGTATCTCAGAACTTAACGAAGCACAACGCAAAGCTGTAACAGCTCCTCTCAATCCTGTACTCGTTCTAGCAGGAGCAGGAGCAGGTAAAACTCGTGTGGTTACCTATAGAATCTTACACCTAATTAACCAAGGCATCGCGCCTCGAGAAATTCTGGCTGTAACTTTTACGAATAAAGCAGCGCGAGAACTTAAAGAACGTATTGTCAATCAGTGTGCTTCCACTAATGAATTTGATGTTCCGATGGTGTGTACATTTCATAGTTTAGGAGTTTTTATTCTCCGACGTTCTATAAATCTGCTAAATCGTGAAAATAATTTTACTATTTATGATCAAAGTGACGCGGAAAAGCTCATCAAGCATGCCTTGCAACAACACAACCTCAAACCTAATCTTGCGAGCAAAATACAAGCTCACGTCTCACAAGCAAAGAACCGTTTACTCTTTCCCGAAGATTTGGATCCCAATGACTATATCGATCCTGTAGTCTCGATATACCAAGAATACCAAAAGAAACTTATCGAAGCGAATGCTCTGGATTTCGATGATCTTCTCTTTTTAACCGTAAGACTTCTTAGAGAAAGTCCCGAAGCACAGGAATTATATAACCAATTATGGAAAGCATTGCTCATCGATGAGTATCAAGATACCAACCATGCACAATATACTTTAATGCAGCTCCTCTCAAAGCAACATCGCAATGTCTTTGCTGTTGGGGATCCTGATCAGTCTATCTACTCCTGGCGAGGAGCAAATATTCACAATATCTTAAATTTTGAAAACGATTACCCTAATGCTAAAGTCTTATGCCTCGAAGAAAACTACCGCAGTTATGGCAATATTCTAAATGCCGCTAATGCTCTGATTAAAAATAACGCATCAAGGTTAGAAAAAGAATTGCGTAGCGTCAAAGGACCTGGAGAAAAGATTCGTCTTTTCCTAGGAAGCACAGATCGCGAAGAAGCAGACTTTGTCGCTGCAGAAATTCTTCAATTACATAGAGTCGGGAATATAAAACTACGTGACATCTGTATTTTCTATAGAACGAACTCCCAATCTCGGACATTTGAAGACGCTCTACTTCGCAGGCGCATTCCCTATGAAATTATCGGGGGTCTCTCCTTCTACAAGCGTAAGGAAATCCAAGATATCCTAGCCTTTCTCCGTATCTTTATTTCCAAAAGCGACATCGTTGCTTTTGATAGAACTGTAAATCTACCCAAACGAGGGATCGGTTCAACAACGATATTTGCACTCACGCAATATGCAATTGCTCAAGGTCTCCCTATCCTCAAAGCATGCCAACAAGCCTTGGATACTAAAGACGTCAAATTATCTAAAAAACAACAAGAAGGCCTTCAAGAGTATCTTGCACTTTTCCCTCAAATTGAACATGCCTACAATACTCTTTCCCTTAGAGATTTTATAGAGTCTGTAGTTAGGATCACGGGTTACCTTGAGATCTTAAAAGAAGATGCGGATACCTTCAAAGATCGGAAAAGCAATTTAGAGGAACTCTATCATAAAGCTTTGGAATCCGAACAACAAAATCCAAAGACACATTTGGAACTTTTCCTTGATGATCTTGCCTTAAAAGGCTCTGATGATGATCTAAATTTAACTGCGGATCGCGTGAATTTGATGACCCTTCATAATGGAAAAGGGTTGGAGTTCCGTGTATCATTTCTTGTAGGTCTAGAAGAACAATTGCTTCCACATGCGAACTCTCTGGGCGGCACTTATGAAAATATTGAAGAAGAACGACGGTTATGCTACGTAGGAATTACTCGAGCTCAAGATCTCCTCTATCTTACTACCGCACAAGTTCGCAGCCTCTGGGGAACCGTACGGATGATGAAGCCCAGTAGATTTTTAAAGGAAATTCCAAAAGATTATATGATTCAAGTGCGTTAG
- the ung gene encoding uracil-DNA glycosylase: MQNATIDQLPVSWQEQLPLCWREQLKEEWSKPYMQQLLIFLKQEYKEHTVYPEENCVFSALRSTPFDQVRVVILGQDPYPGKGQAHGLSFSVPEGQRLPPSLINIFRELKTDLGIENHKGCLQSWANQGILLLNTVLTVRAGEPFSHAGKGWELFTDAIVTKLIQERTHIIFVLWGAAARKKCELLFNSKHQHAVLSSPHPSPLAAHRGFFGCSHFSKINYLLNKLNKPMINWKLP, encoded by the coding sequence ATGCAGAATGCTACTATAGATCAGCTCCCTGTGTCTTGGCAAGAACAGCTTCCTTTATGTTGGCGTGAGCAACTTAAGGAAGAGTGGTCCAAACCCTACATGCAGCAACTTCTTATTTTTTTAAAACAGGAGTATAAAGAGCATACTGTTTACCCTGAGGAGAATTGCGTATTTTCTGCTTTGAGAAGCACGCCCTTTGATCAGGTGCGTGTTGTTATCTTGGGTCAAGATCCTTATCCAGGAAAGGGGCAAGCTCATGGATTGAGCTTTAGTGTTCCCGAAGGTCAGCGTTTGCCCCCTTCTTTAATTAATATTTTCCGAGAGTTAAAAACAGATTTGGGGATTGAAAATCATAAGGGGTGTTTGCAGTCTTGGGCAAACCAAGGGATCTTATTATTGAACACAGTATTGACGGTGCGTGCGGGAGAACCCTTCTCTCATGCTGGTAAAGGTTGGGAGCTGTTTACAGATGCCATTGTGACGAAACTGATTCAAGAGAGAACCCATATCATCTTTGTTTTATGGGGAGCTGCTGCAAGAAAAAAATGCGAGCTTTTATTTAATTCAAAACATCAACATGCGGTTCTATCCTCTCCTCACCCCTCTCCGTTAGCTGCTCACCGTGGTTTTTTTGGTTGTTCACACTTTTCAAAAATTAACTATCTCCTTAATAAGCTGAATAAACCAATGATTAATTGGAAGCTCCCATGA
- the rdgB gene encoding RdgB/HAM1 family non-canonical purine NTP pyrophosphatase has protein sequence MKIVIASSHGYKIRETKTFLKRLGDFDIFSLSDFPDYKLPQEQEDSITANALTKGIHAANHLGCWVIADDTMLRVPALNGLPGPLSANFAGVGAYDKDHRKKLLDLMSSLESLVDRSAYFECCVVLVSPNQEIFKTYGICEGYISHQEKGSSGFGYDPIFVKYDYKQTFAELSEDVKNQVSHRAKALQKLAPHLQSLFEKHLLTRD, from the coding sequence ATGAAAATTGTGATTGCTAGTTCTCATGGTTATAAAATACGAGAAACCAAGACTTTTTTAAAGCGTTTAGGTGATTTCGATATTTTTTCTCTTTCTGATTTTCCTGACTATAAACTTCCCCAAGAACAGGAAGATTCTATAACGGCGAACGCCCTTACTAAAGGGATTCACGCTGCCAATCATTTGGGTTGCTGGGTCATTGCGGATGATACGATGTTACGCGTCCCCGCTTTAAATGGTCTTCCGGGTCCTTTATCTGCGAACTTTGCTGGTGTAGGTGCGTATGATAAAGATCATCGAAAAAAGCTGCTTGATCTTATGTCGTCTTTGGAAAGCCTCGTAGACCGTTCTGCGTACTTCGAGTGTTGTGTAGTTTTAGTCTCCCCTAATCAGGAGATTTTTAAAACGTATGGGATATGCGAGGGCTACATCAGCCATCAAGAAAAAGGTTCTTCAGGGTTCGGCTACGACCCTATCTTTGTAAAATATGATTACAAACAAACATTTGCCGAGCTTAGTGAAGATGTGAAAAATCAAGTTTCTCACAGAGCAAAGGCATTGCAAAAACTCGCCCCTCACCTGCAAAGCTTATTTGAAAAACACCTACTCACTAGGGACTAG
- a CDS encoding DUF1343 domain-containing protein — MKKIFYSFVLLSCIFPYVGCAQVFVGLDRIFSEGEYTRCIQGKKIALISHSAAINSRGQDALSVFYSRKHDCTVEILCTLEHGYYGATPTETVGNQPSRYPNLRSVSLYGVKEVPKEVAEHCDVFVYDVQDIGVRSYSFVTVLMQIVKASERYGKQLIVLDRPNPMGGRIVDGPLPNPTTSGSLAIPYCYGMTPGELALFFKKTYAPNANVVVIPMKGWNRSMTFDETGLIWMPTSPQMPDPQSPFFYAATGILGALSVASIGVGYTLPFKVLGAPWMDGEKVADELNRMKLPGVLFLPFFYEPFFGKYKMEMCSGVLLVLQDPKIFYPVETQCTIWGVLKALYPKQVEQTLKSIERIPARRSSICNLFGGDEFLSISHKERYIVWPLRRLCKESRESFHQLRSSCLLSEYAES; from the coding sequence ATGAAGAAAATTTTTTACTCTTTTGTATTGTTAAGTTGTATTTTCCCTTACGTAGGGTGTGCTCAAGTTTTTGTAGGCTTAGATCGTATTTTTTCTGAAGGGGAGTATACACGTTGCATTCAAGGCAAGAAAATCGCTCTAATTTCTCATAGCGCAGCTATCAATAGTCGTGGGCAGGATGCCCTCTCTGTATTCTATTCTCGTAAGCATGATTGTACCGTGGAAATCCTCTGTACGTTGGAACACGGCTATTATGGAGCCACACCTACAGAAACGGTGGGGAATCAGCCATCCAGATATCCAAATTTACGTTCTGTATCCTTGTATGGAGTGAAAGAGGTTCCCAAAGAGGTTGCCGAACATTGTGATGTATTTGTTTATGATGTTCAGGATATCGGAGTGCGTTCTTATAGCTTTGTTACCGTGCTGATGCAAATAGTAAAGGCTTCTGAACGGTACGGAAAACAGCTCATTGTTTTAGATCGGCCGAATCCTATGGGAGGAAGGATTGTTGATGGACCTCTTCCTAATCCCACAACTTCAGGTTCCCTAGCGATTCCTTATTGTTATGGCATGACACCTGGGGAATTAGCGTTGTTTTTTAAAAAGACATACGCTCCTAACGCTAATGTTGTCGTGATCCCTATGAAAGGGTGGAATCGCTCGATGACCTTTGATGAAACAGGATTGATTTGGATGCCCACAAGTCCTCAAATGCCAGATCCACAATCACCGTTTTTCTATGCTGCCACAGGGATTTTAGGTGCCTTGTCTGTAGCAAGTATCGGTGTAGGTTATACCTTACCTTTCAAAGTGCTCGGAGCTCCTTGGATGGACGGGGAAAAAGTTGCCGACGAGCTGAATCGCATGAAGCTTCCCGGTGTTCTGTTTCTTCCTTTTTTCTATGAGCCTTTTTTCGGAAAATACAAAATGGAGATGTGCTCCGGGGTTCTTCTTGTTCTTCAAGATCCTAAGATTTTCTATCCAGTAGAAACACAATGTACAATTTGGGGTGTATTAAAAGCATTATATCCTAAACAGGTTGAGCAAACGTTAAAATCCATAGAGCGCATTCCTGCACGTCGATCTTCCATATGCAATTTATTTGGGGGGGATGAATTTCTCAGCATATCGCACAAAGA